A single window of Undibacterium sp. 5I1 DNA harbors:
- the groES gene encoding co-chaperone GroES, which translates to MNLRPLHDRIIVKRLDQETKTASGIVLPDAAAEKPDQGEVLAVGNGKQLDDGKVRPLEVKVGDRVLFGKYSGQAVKVDGNEVLVMREEDVFAVVQK; encoded by the coding sequence ATGAACCTTCGTCCCCTGCACGACCGCATTATCGTCAAGCGTCTGGATCAAGAAACAAAAACAGCATCTGGCATCGTATTGCCTGACGCGGCGGCTGAAAAACCAGATCAAGGTGAAGTTTTGGCGGTTGGTAACGGCAAACAACTCGACGACGGCAAAGTACGTCCATTAGAAGTCAAAGTGGGCGACCGCGTCCTGTTTGGCAAATATTCTGGTCAAGCAGTTAAAGTTGACGGCAATGAAGTTCTGGTAATGCGCGAAGAAGACGTTTTCGCAGTCGTTCAGAAGTAA
- the groL gene encoding chaperonin GroEL (60 kDa chaperone family; promotes refolding of misfolded polypeptides especially under stressful conditions; forms two stacked rings of heptamers to form a barrel-shaped 14mer; ends can be capped by GroES; misfolded proteins enter the barrel where they are refolded when GroES binds), whose product MAAKQVIFGDDARAKIVNGVNILANAVKVTLGPKGRNVVLERSFGAPTVTKDGVSVAKEIELKDRLENMGAQLVKEVASRTSDNAGDGTTTATVLAQAIVREGFKYVAAGFNPTDLKRGIDKAVTAIVAEIKVLSKPTTTNKEIAQVGSISANSDANIGDIIAKAMDKVGKEGVITVEDGKSLDNELDIVEGMQFDRGYLSPYFINNPEKQSVILENPFILLFDKKISNIRDLLPILEQVAKSGRPLLIIAEDVDGEALATLVVNNIRGILKTAAVKAPGFGDRRKAMLEDIAILTGGQVIAEEVGLTLEKATLADLGQAKRIEIGKENTTVIDGAGQAVGIEARVKQIRAQIEEATSDYDREKLQERVAKLAGGVAVIKVGAATEVEMKEKKARVEDALHATRAAVEEGVVPGGGVALLRARQAAGVIKGDNPDQEAGIKLVLKAIEAPLREIVANAGGEPSVVVNAIINGTGNFGFNAANDTYGDMIEMGILDPAKVTRSALQNAASVAGLILTTDALVAELPDDKSGGMGGGMGGMGGMGGMDGMM is encoded by the coding sequence ATGGCAGCTAAACAAGTAATTTTCGGCGATGATGCACGCGCTAAGATCGTCAATGGCGTTAACATCCTCGCTAACGCAGTTAAAGTAACACTGGGCCCTAAAGGTCGTAACGTTGTCCTGGAACGCTCTTTCGGCGCACCTACAGTGACTAAAGATGGTGTTTCAGTCGCTAAAGAAATCGAACTCAAAGACAGATTAGAAAACATGGGCGCGCAGCTCGTGAAAGAAGTTGCTTCACGCACTTCTGACAACGCTGGTGACGGTACAACAACAGCAACTGTATTGGCACAAGCGATTGTTCGCGAAGGTTTCAAATACGTCGCTGCTGGTTTCAACCCAACTGATCTGAAGCGCGGTATCGACAAAGCGGTTACAGCCATCGTTGCTGAAATCAAAGTGTTGTCCAAGCCAACTACAACCAACAAAGAAATCGCTCAAGTTGGTTCGATCTCTGCTAACTCCGATGCAAACATCGGCGACATCATTGCAAAAGCAATGGACAAAGTCGGCAAAGAAGGCGTGATCACTGTTGAAGATGGCAAATCTTTGGACAATGAGCTGGACATCGTTGAAGGTATGCAGTTTGACCGTGGCTACCTGTCACCGTACTTCATCAACAACCCAGAAAAACAATCCGTGATTCTGGAAAATCCGTTCATCCTGTTGTTCGACAAAAAAATCTCGAACATCCGCGATCTGCTCCCGATCTTGGAACAAGTCGCTAAATCCGGTCGTCCATTGCTGATCATCGCAGAAGACGTCGATGGCGAAGCATTGGCCACTCTGGTTGTCAACAACATCCGTGGCATCCTGAAAACTGCTGCAGTTAAAGCGCCAGGTTTTGGTGATCGTCGTAAAGCGATGTTGGAAGATATTGCTATCCTGACTGGCGGCCAAGTGATTGCCGAAGAAGTTGGTCTGACATTAGAAAAAGCGACTTTGGCTGATCTGGGTCAAGCTAAACGTATCGAAATCGGCAAAGAAAACACCACCGTGATTGATGGTGCTGGTCAAGCTGTTGGTATCGAAGCACGTGTAAAACAAATCCGCGCGCAAATCGAAGAAGCAACTTCTGACTACGACCGTGAAAAACTGCAAGAACGCGTTGCCAAGTTGGCAGGCGGCGTTGCTGTGATCAAGGTTGGCGCTGCAACTGAAGTTGAAATGAAAGAGAAAAAAGCCCGCGTTGAAGATGCTCTGCACGCGACTCGCGCAGCGGTAGAAGAAGGCGTTGTTCCTGGCGGTGGTGTTGCTCTGTTGCGCGCACGTCAAGCTGCTGGCGTCATCAAAGGTGACAATCCAGATCAAGAAGCCGGTATCAAACTGGTGTTGAAAGCGATCGAAGCGCCATTGCGTGAAATCGTTGCTAACGCCGGTGGCGAGCCAAGCGTTGTTGTCAACGCCATCATCAACGGCACAGGTAACTTCGGTTTCAACGCTGCTAACGATACTTATGGCGACATGATTGAAATGGGTATTCTGGATCCAGCAAAAGTAACACGCTCTGCTTTGCAAAATGCAGCGTCTGTTGCTGGCCTGATCTTGACAACTGATGCTTTGGTTGCCGAATTACCAGATGACAAATCTGGCGGCATGGGCGGCGGCATGGGCGGTATGGGCGGCATGGGTGGTATGGACGGCATGATGTAA
- a CDS encoding carotenoid biosynthesis protein, with protein sequence MKLLSAHLPAISYFLFAGFLIATALRTHNDTTIAIVCSSVLMFAICWANAIHLLGGKAALKFVAIALSFGWFAEQMGASHGWFFGSYTYTEVLGWRLGDVPMVIPLMWFALTYSCYVISNLIVWRTPLDTSSASGNILFMSFLAAMLVTAFDLGADPYMVFVLKAWIMTKTDGWWFGETIQGFFGWVFVSSMILLTFRLSTRDAIKKPGVAFSKQEALLPMGLYASGMIFQLLLGYPVEIRSMTVFVMGIPLLCAFAGWWQWTIEPVPPSESKVSDEELDQAQYQADPLADNTIAAILGPWDVATEIDFLRVHAMHWQKIGIINQQFEQWQSNAAIYHWTPANPATPADISANLQSYLHEGRALPPWADLAQIHRAETLFIDYGMLSCSLLFCSSLPQCYVIPDLSAVLHIAGQLEKHTEYRVRSTAAMIFPVMLAGGLTKPDGSGVAQILKVRLIHATIRNLILHGNPADLVLALGNHQNQNDAGVIPPLAAGALPETSNNMYQALFSHGWKLGEDGLPCNQEELAYTLLTFGYVFLRSLRTLGLGLAQEDELAYLHTWNVVGHILGIRRELMAETMEQAEALFNQMQARGRADPIDPDPRPGLGMALMNTMEAIIPIRLIKPFPVLMTRYLCGTRTAKDIGIDGRVSLLSRMVFSLGMLLIRMTDTVVRLLLPEFSISRLITRLLGKQLMSKILMDQTRPLKLPEHLLYSVNSTMADWQTDPKAPAWMNALEARLSQPATK encoded by the coding sequence ATGAAATTACTGTCAGCACATCTACCCGCTATTAGTTACTTTCTATTCGCAGGTTTTTTAATTGCTACCGCTTTACGCACCCACAACGACACTACGATTGCGATTGTTTGTAGCTCTGTTCTCATGTTTGCAATATGTTGGGCCAATGCCATCCATTTGCTTGGTGGCAAAGCAGCACTCAAGTTTGTCGCGATTGCCCTAAGTTTTGGCTGGTTTGCCGAGCAAATGGGGGCATCACATGGCTGGTTTTTTGGTAGCTACACCTACACCGAGGTGCTGGGCTGGCGCTTAGGTGATGTGCCGATGGTGATCCCGCTAATGTGGTTTGCGCTAACCTACTCTTGCTATGTGATCAGCAACCTGATTGTCTGGCGTACACCGCTGGACACTTCCTCCGCTTCCGGCAATATATTGTTCATGTCGTTTTTAGCAGCGATGCTGGTGACTGCATTTGATCTGGGCGCAGACCCGTATATGGTATTCGTACTCAAAGCCTGGATCATGACCAAAACTGATGGCTGGTGGTTTGGCGAAACCATTCAGGGATTTTTTGGCTGGGTCTTTGTATCGTCGATGATTTTACTGACCTTCCGCCTGTCCACCCGGGATGCGATTAAAAAACCCGGTGTGGCGTTTAGCAAACAAGAGGCACTGTTGCCGATGGGTTTATACGCCAGTGGGATGATCTTCCAGTTATTGCTAGGCTACCCTGTAGAAATCCGTAGCATGACCGTGTTTGTAATGGGCATACCTTTGCTGTGCGCCTTTGCTGGCTGGTGGCAATGGACGATAGAACCAGTGCCGCCGTCGGAAAGTAAAGTCAGCGATGAAGAATTAGACCAAGCCCAATATCAGGCTGACCCCTTAGCAGACAATACCATTGCCGCGATTCTCGGCCCTTGGGATGTGGCCACAGAAATCGATTTTTTGCGGGTACATGCCATGCACTGGCAAAAAATTGGCATCATCAATCAACAATTTGAGCAATGGCAATCCAACGCCGCCATCTATCACTGGACACCTGCCAACCCAGCCACGCCTGCCGATATCAGCGCCAACTTACAAAGCTATCTGCACGAAGGGCGTGCGCTACCACCATGGGCAGATCTGGCGCAAATACATCGTGCCGAGACCTTGTTTATCGACTACGGCATGTTGTCGTGCTCTTTGCTTTTTTGCTCTAGCCTACCGCAATGCTATGTCATACCCGACCTGTCGGCGGTGTTGCATATCGCAGGACAATTAGAGAAACACACTGAGTACCGGGTACGCTCCACTGCGGCGATGATCTTCCCTGTCATGTTGGCGGGTGGGTTGACCAAACCAGACGGCAGCGGCGTCGCACAGATCCTTAAAGTACGCCTGATTCACGCCACCATACGTAACTTGATTTTGCATGGCAATCCCGCCGATCTGGTGCTGGCGTTGGGCAATCATCAAAATCAAAATGATGCCGGCGTCATACCGCCACTAGCCGCGGGCGCATTGCCAGAGACCTCCAACAATATGTACCAGGCACTGTTCTCGCATGGCTGGAAGTTAGGCGAAGACGGTCTGCCTTGTAATCAGGAAGAGTTGGCTTACACCCTGCTCACCTTTGGTTATGTATTTTTGCGTAGCCTGCGCACACTGGGCTTAGGATTAGCTCAAGAAGACGAGCTGGCCTATTTGCATACATGGAATGTGGTAGGCCATATTTTAGGGATTCGACGCGAATTAATGGCTGAGACTATGGAACAAGCCGAAGCCCTGTTCAATCAGATGCAAGCCCGTGGTCGCGCAGATCCGATTGACCCCGATCCTCGCCCCGGCCTTGGTATGGCATTGATGAATACGATGGAAGCAATCATCCCTATCCGCTTGATTAAACCTTTTCCGGTGTTAATGACACGCTATTTATGCGGCACCAGAACAGCAAAAGATATTGGTATTGATGGCCGGGTGTCTTTGCTGTCGCGCATGGTGTTTAGTTTGGGTATGTTACTGATCAGGATGACCGATACCGTGGTGCGGCTGTTATTGCCAGAGTTCTCAATCTCACGCTTGATTACTCGCCTGCTGGGCAAGCAATTGATGAGCAAAATTCTGATGGATCAGACTCGTCCTTTAAAACTGCCTGAGCATCTTTTATATTCGGTAAATTCAACGATGGCAGACTGGCAAACCGACCCCAAAGCACCTGCATGGATGAACGCTTTAGAAGCGCGTTTGAGTCAACCCGCAACTAAGTAA
- a CDS encoding diguanylate cyclase — protein MHQFQVLRHCISFILLAALSLGYVGDDANISSAGATNSAFAQSPASTSGKLGKAISNQQTTQQTAPLLLIDSTPLIHAWSAITFLPDASGKLSLNDVIALSNQFTIPLTATDTLGLRKDVVWLRLPLTVAANGDGLWALDIDYPVLNKIDVYLMQGQDMVQHRLLGNMQPYSQRPITSRSHASGLRLKPGLDYVMFMRVETIGPMILPITLSKPSTFHARAMDEQMLQGILTGIALCLLLYSVAQWFSLHEYLFIKYALLISGSLLFSLLQFGVGAQYVWTDNVWMELHAGGLSALIAACGSFLFIEQALQSKDRYRHFGFLMKTGACLTVFFAVLYTFDLINIYTVTAIISTLGLAPAVLGIPGAITRARRGDKVGMYFLSGWAVYFITTAILIGVIQGQIPANFWTMHSFQFGATFDMLIFMRVLGLRTKAIHMEAQNVSKERDTMHSLAHTDPLTGLPNRRGLNTSLGNLLPQASAEKILAVYMLDLDGFKQVNDQYGHDIGDELLIAVAKRLQANLRTSDLVSRLGGDEFVVMSSGLNNVQQANDLGLKLLDAFDSPFVLSEQTCSVGLTIGYALAPQDGHDPISLLKRADAAMYAGKQGGKYCVRRGEASEGLN, from the coding sequence ATGCACCAATTTCAGGTGCTGCGACACTGTATTTCATTCATTTTGCTTGCTGCACTCAGCTTGGGCTATGTTGGTGACGATGCCAATATAAGTTCAGCAGGCGCAACAAATTCCGCGTTTGCACAGAGTCCGGCAAGTACTTCAGGCAAACTCGGAAAAGCCATTAGCAATCAGCAAACAACCCAGCAAACAGCACCGCTACTGCTAATCGATAGCACCCCACTGATCCATGCTTGGTCTGCAATCACCTTCTTGCCAGATGCCAGCGGCAAACTGAGTCTGAATGACGTCATCGCGCTCAGCAATCAGTTCACCATCCCTCTGACAGCAACGGATACCCTGGGCTTGCGCAAAGATGTAGTTTGGTTACGCCTGCCCTTAACTGTTGCCGCCAATGGTGATGGCTTATGGGCTTTAGACATTGACTATCCAGTTCTGAACAAAATTGATGTCTATCTGATGCAAGGCCAAGATATGGTGCAACATCGGCTGCTAGGAAATATGCAACCCTATTCCCAACGCCCGATCACCAGCCGCTCTCACGCCTCCGGTTTACGGCTAAAACCAGGCTTGGACTACGTGATGTTTATGCGGGTAGAAACGATAGGTCCGATGATCTTGCCGATCACCCTGAGCAAGCCCTCCACCTTCCATGCACGCGCGATGGACGAGCAAATGCTGCAAGGCATTTTGACTGGTATCGCACTTTGTCTGTTGCTCTATAGTGTTGCTCAATGGTTTAGTCTGCACGAGTATCTGTTTATTAAATACGCGCTGCTGATCTCAGGCAGCTTACTATTTTCGTTACTGCAATTTGGTGTGGGCGCGCAGTACGTCTGGACCGACAATGTCTGGATGGAACTCCATGCAGGCGGCCTGTCTGCATTGATCGCTGCCTGTGGATCGTTTCTATTTATCGAGCAGGCTTTACAGAGTAAAGATCGCTATCGGCACTTTGGTTTTTTAATGAAAACAGGCGCGTGCCTGACCGTCTTTTTTGCCGTGCTTTACACGTTTGATCTGATCAATATTTACACGGTCACAGCCATCATCAGCACTTTAGGCTTAGCGCCCGCTGTACTTGGCATACCGGGCGCAATCACCCGTGCCCGCAGAGGCGATAAAGTCGGGATGTATTTCTTAAGCGGCTGGGCGGTTTATTTCATCACCACCGCGATCCTCATCGGGGTTATTCAAGGACAAATTCCGGCTAACTTTTGGACCATGCACTCATTCCAGTTTGGCGCAACTTTTGACATGTTGATTTTTATGCGCGTACTTGGCTTACGTACCAAAGCGATCCATATGGAAGCCCAAAACGTGAGTAAAGAACGTGACACCATGCATTCGTTAGCACATACCGATCCATTAACAGGACTACCTAACCGACGTGGCTTAAATACCAGCCTGGGCAACCTATTGCCACAAGCATCCGCAGAAAAAATTCTCGCCGTATATATGCTCGATCTGGATGGCTTTAAACAAGTCAATGATCAATACGGTCACGACATTGGCGATGAACTACTAATCGCTGTCGCCAAACGCTTGCAAGCTAATTTGCGCACCTCAGATCTTGTCTCACGACTCGGTGGGGATGAATTTGTGGTCATGTCGAGTGGGCTCAATAACGTACAGCAAGCAAACGATCTGGGACTTAAATTGCTGGATGCTTTTGACAGCCCGTTTGTCTTAAGTGAGCAAACTTGCAGCGTCGGCTTAACCATAGGCTACGCGCTGGCACCACAAGATGGGCATGACCCGATCAGCTTACTCAAACGTGCCGATGCCGCGATGTATGCCGGCAAGCAAGGCGGCAAATATTGTGTGCGCAGAGGTGAGGCGTCAGAGGGATTAAATTAG
- a CDS encoding tRNA-uridine aminocarboxypropyltransferase, with amino-acid sequence MNVATKSGTGLSIQQGTTHTAKRSSCTRCLRPQSTCICHWIIAINPQVEVVIFQHPLEVKNTKGSARLLHLSLTGSQICIGEKFEESLLKSLLDVPGKNSILLYPETPQDQGIGVMPAPVFDVRLLAQPDKIRLIVLDGTWRKSRKMLYLNPLLQTLPRLPLRDTATSLYRIRKAHKPDQLSSLEATCYALMMLESTSEKYQPLLDAFDGFVGQQEALKTSHYSDFDAVLI; translated from the coding sequence ATGAATGTAGCGACTAAATCTGGTACGGGGTTAAGTATCCAGCAGGGTACAACCCATACTGCAAAGCGTAGCAGTTGTACGCGTTGTCTGCGTCCGCAAAGCACTTGTATTTGCCATTGGATTATCGCTATTAATCCGCAAGTTGAGGTCGTGATTTTTCAGCATCCGCTAGAGGTAAAAAATACAAAAGGTAGCGCACGCTTGCTACATTTAAGTTTGACCGGAAGTCAAATTTGTATCGGTGAGAAATTTGAAGAATCTTTGCTTAAATCCTTACTGGATGTACCCGGAAAAAATAGCATATTGCTGTACCCGGAAACGCCGCAAGATCAGGGAATAGGTGTGATGCCTGCGCCTGTTTTTGATGTTAGATTATTGGCGCAGCCTGACAAAATACGTTTGATCGTGCTGGATGGCACCTGGCGTAAAAGTCGAAAAATGTTGTACCTTAATCCGCTGCTGCAAACATTGCCTCGTCTCCCTTTGCGGGACACGGCAACGTCGTTATACCGGATTCGCAAAGCACATAAGCCGGATCAGCTTTCTAGTTTGGAAGCGACTTGTTATGCATTGATGATGTTGGAGAGTACATCGGAAAAGTACCAGCCTTTGCTCGATGCATTTGATGGATTTGTAGGGCAGCAAGAAGCGCTTAAGACATCGCACTATTCTGATTTCGATGCTGTTTTGATTTAA